The sequence GCCAAGTTTGCAAAATGTGTTCAAGCAACGGGCAGAAACTGTAAAAGAGCGGACGCGCCAAGACCGGCTCTACAAAGCCAGTCCAAACGTCCAAAACCAGATCAAACGTCAGGAAACGTTCCCCATCCCGGATCCTGACTGGAACTTgagaaatgcagtttttgtgcGTGAATTAAATGGACACACGGCCCTGCGTTCGTCTCGGTTTGaaacataaatgtgttttgagaCTTCAGTCAAAGCTGACTTGGTGGAAACTCAGCGCCGAGTTCTGACCCGCTTTTCCAGCAGTAGAGGCCGGACTGGACGGCCAGAGTGGACGGCCGGACTGGACAGCCAGAGTGGACGGCCGGACTGGACGGCCAGAGTGGACGGCTGCACTTCCTCTGCACCAGGAAGACTTCAGGAGGACACTTCCACACCCACCAGTGGACATCCAGGGGGAGGACATAGAGACAGGGGACAGTTCCAGTCTCTGTGTTCACCTCAACACtaaactggactggtcccacAACACCAGAGCCCAGAGTGTCTCCACCTTCTGAGGACACTGAGGTCCTTGGGACTGTCCAGACCTCTGCTCAGGACCTGTTATGACTCTGTggttcctctgctgtccactacGCCGCCGTCTCCTGTCCCCACGCAGCACAGAGCGGGACAGGAAGACACTCAACAAGCTGGTCAAGaggaccagctctgtcctgggatgtcctctggacaggaggaccagctctgtcctgtgccgtcctctggacaggaggaccagctctgtcctgtgccgtcctctggacaggaggaccagctctgtcctgtgccgtcctctggacaggaggaccaCAATATGGGCAACAGCCCTGGACATCATGAAGTCCTGCTACCGTGGACACTTTAACTATAACCCCGTCCCTGAGCTGCAATGAGACATGTCTGAACATCCTGGACGTCTCAGAGCTGCTCTCAGACTTCAGTCTCATGTTGTCCAGACACCTGGTTTCAGTCTTCTCTTATCGTCCTCACTACCATTTGCATCTTACTGGTTCTGTATTTGTACCTTTCAGTACTTCTTGCCCCCCTGTGTTCTCTGGCCTGGTGCTCCAGTAAACGTCTTCTctgtgagattaatgaagtctattctattctactctaTTCTATTCTGAAACTGCAGAACCCTTCCCCTCTGTGTCTAGCTGACTGTACCCAGGTGACAGAGCTGCATAGAGCCACGTCTCTACATAGAGCCACGTCTCCAGAGCCACGTCTCCAGAGCCACGTCTCTACATAGAGCCATGTCTCCAGAGCCACGTCTCCAGAGCCACGTCTCTACATAGAGCCATGTCTCTAGAGCCACGTCTCCAGAGCCACGTCTCTAGAGCCACGTCTCTACATAGAGCCATGTCTCTAGAGCCACGTCTCTACATAGAGCCACGTCTCTAGAGCCACGTCTCTAGAGCCACGTCTCTACATGGAGCCATGTCTCTAGAGCCACGTCTCTAGAGCCACGTCTCTACATGGAGCCATGTCTCTAGAGCCACGTCTCTACATGGAGCCACGTCTCCAGATAGAGCCACATCTCTACATAAAGCCATGTTTCTAGTTTCTAGAGCCATGTCTCTCGAGCCAGACTACCCAGGCTACCTTTCACTCTGAGGTCATCCCAGGTCAGAACAGATGACCTGAGGTGCTGGGGGTCAACCTGGAACCAGAGCCTCTCATCAGACTGTTTAGAGCCATAGGAGGGGGGTCAGGCAGCCTGGCCTGGACCTCTCTTCCTGCCTGGCAGTTGAAGCTCTTCAGGTGTAGAGATCTGACCCCGTCCACTCTTAGAGAATAGTTCAGGGGAACCTTGAAAGAATGACATTCACTTCAAAACTCACCCTAAACCCTAAACCCCAACCCCTAACCCCTAACTCTAAACCCtaaaccccaaccccaaccccaacccctaACTCTAACCCCTAAACCCCAATCCCTAACTctaaccccaaccccaaccccaacccctaACCGCTAACTCTAATCCCAACCCCTAACCCCTAACTCTAAACCCtaaaccccaaccccaacccctaACTCTAACCCCTAAACCCCAATCCCTAACTctaaccccaaccccaaccccaacccctaACCGCTAACTCTAATCCAACCCCTAACCCCTAACTCTAAACCCtaaaccccaaccccaaccccaacccctaACTCTAACCCCTAAACCCCAACCCCTAACCCCTAACTCTAACCCCAACCCCTAACCCCTAACTCTAAACCCTAAACCCCAATCCCTAACTctaaccccaaccccaacccctaACCGCTAACTCTAATCCCAACCCCTAACTCTAAACCCTAATCCcgaaccctaaaccctaaccctaacggGGACTTCTGGAAGGCCTGGGGACCGTTTGCTGACTATGTTTCAAACCCCGTTAAGGCTTGACATGagcgaggagagcgaggagagacggagagcagggagggacagagagaaagGAGTACAGATATTCCTCATGTCTGTCTTCCTCTGCAGATGTCCCTCCTCTCATGTCTGTCTTCCTCTGCAGATGTCCCTCCTCTCATGTCTGTCTTCCTCTGCAGATGTCCCTCCTCTCATGTCTCTTCCTTGTCTTCCTCTGCAGATGTCCCTCCTCTCATGTCTGTCTTCCTCTGCAGATGTCCCTCCTCTCATGTCTCTTCCTTGTCTTCCTCTGCAGATGATGCGTCTTCGTGTGTCGTCCCTGCAGAAGTCGGGACAGAAGCGTCAGGACGGGGAGCGTCTCCTGCTGCCCTACGAGGCGGTGTACCGGCTGGACTTCCCCAGCCAGGAGCTGAGCTTCTCGCGGTGGCGCTTCTCTCTGCGGGGTCACGGCAGGGTCACCGTCACCGGCATCTGCCAGCTGTGGACCCCCGACCTCACCCACCTGATGACCCGCCAGCTGCTGGAGCCCGTCGGCACCTTCTGGCGTAACGCCGGCGATCCGGAGGAGCTGCCGCTGAAGTTCCTGGAGGCGGACATGCAGGAGTTCGGGGAACGGATCGCCGAGCTGGCCAAGGTCAGGAAGGTCATGTACTTCCTGCTGGCCTTCAAAGACGGAGCGGCGCCAGCGAGCGTCAGCTGCTCGGTGGAGTTCGCTCCGGAGAACTGAGCTTCTGCTGTCCTGCAGTAGAGTCCTGCTAGAACTCTGGCTTCTGACCTAGAAGAACCACAGTAGAGCAGAAAACCCCGCAGCTCCTTTCAAAGAACATCAGCTAGAACCTCTTAAGCTCCAACCTGACACTCCATCCACGAGTCACTCACTAACACTCACCTGAAAACCAGCTTCAGCAAATCTCCTCTTTCTGACAAAAAACTGTATGTAAAAACTGAATGGATGAAATCTAAAGGACTGCACTCCGTTTCACTTTCCTCCTGATGCGATTGAAACTACAAACGAGgcgaaaataaatgaaattccTCCTAAAATTCTTCAGCATAACATCGaatgactttgtgttttttctttttctgtaagTTAAAGGGAGTGAAAAGATTCTTCCTGTAAGTGACACGGACGCCGTCTGTTCTCACAGCTGTTCAGGTTGTCTTTCTGTATTGTTTTGCAGCTGTTTGGTGTGACGGTTGAAGGGAAACAGAGTGTGAAACAGTGACGCTGCATGAGCGCCGACCTGACAGCAAACAGATCAATAATGTCCATTAAATCTTCACTGAAAGCTTCCTGTGGTCTCCTGTGGTCTCGCGGCTGCTGATTGGTATTGGTGTTTGTGGACCGTAGGACGAAGGACAGCTTCATGAGTTCAGGAGAGGGTGGAAAAGATTTTCTCTGAGTACAGAAACTATTCTATGAGCCGAGATCACAGAAGTGAAACGTGGACATAGAGGTGGAGCATCAGAAGAGGAGCGTTCGCAGGACGATCCCCTCATTTCAGTGATTAGTCCATGATGTCCTCGTTATCCTCCATCATcaattcttgcttgtgttgtacgccgctttggacaaaagcgtctgctaaatgaaactgTGGAATCATGCTGGAGACCAGCATCAGAGAGTCCTGAACCCTGAACGCAGTgccggctcctcctccgccgctctctctaagctccgccccctcctcgtGTCTCTGCTGGCTGCTCAGCTTTGTCTCGACTGTTGGACTGCAGCGATCGCTTGGCTTTGGATTTCTCAAACATATCAACACACCAACAGCTCCACCTGGTCCCGAACGGTCGGGTCAGGTCCCGCCCGGTCGGGTCAGGTCCCGAACGGTCGGGTCAGGTCCCGCCCGGTCGGGTCAGGTCCCGCCCGGTCGGGTCAGGTCCCGCCCGGTCGGGTCAGGACCCGCCCGGTCGGGTCAGGACCCGCCCGGTCGGGTCAGGTCCCGCCCCGTCGGGTCAGGACCCGCCCGGTCAGGTCAGGGCAGGCCAGAATGCATCTGGGCCTTCATTTAGCAACCTTGCACAGAAATGAAAGCAGATCTGAACTCTGACTTCACCGGACGACGAGACACATGGAGGATTCAGGAAACGGTCGGTGTGACGGCCACAGCGTCCGGACGAGCAGCGCTGACATCGATCGTCAGTAACATGTCAGGCCCTGAAATAGGCATGGTTCAGAGACCCGCCCACTGAAACCttgccaaaaaaacaacactttttgaTCCGCTCACacctgaggtggaggtaaatacagaggagggtggaggtaaatatgagggtggaggtaaatatggaggagggtggaggtaaatatgagggtggaggtaaatacggaggagggtggaggtaaatatgagggtggaggtaaatacggaggagggtggaggtaaatatgagggtggaggtaaatacaGAGGAGGCTGGAGGTTAGGAAGGACGAGCTCTTTGGAAGTCTAAAAACTAAAAACTCGAGGAAGAAGAtcagagcagcagtgaacaACCGCGCCGGGTCTCCTCCCCAGAACAATGCTGGTCCCACCAGGACCCACGACCGAGCCAGAACCGGGACCAAGCCCCTCCACCTCCGTCTCCAGTACTAAAGGCTCAGACGCAGCAGGAGGCTGAGGATTTGCAGAAGCCTGGCCTTGGAGCTGTCCTGTAGTGCTGAAGTCTGATGGGACGCCACGCTTCTGTCCTGACTCCAGGACAGCCAATAGCGTCGCTCCGCCCTCCCCCcatgtggaggctgtgtggaagAGTGTGGAGAAGCTCTTCAAGGTTACTGGTGAGTTCCTGTGACGGACCGTGTGTTCTCGTCAGCCCGGACAGCTTTTCACAGCCTTCATTAAATTCTAAACTGACTAACTTGACGATCCTGAATTAAAACCCTCAAGTTCACACAATCCAGTCCAAAGAAGAGAAATCACCTACGGATCATATGAAGAACTTTCCGGATTGGAAGAGACTGGTAAAGGCCGCTGCAAGATTAAAACGCTTGGCGAAGCGTGtgaagaacaaaacagaaacgtCCAGCGAAACGACGACATTGGAGGAGAGAACGGTGCAGAACGATTCATCACTGGCACTGTGAAGAGCAGAGAATGGGTGACCTCCCACCGGAGAGGGCGCAGTCTGCTCCTGATCGGACGGCGCCGGGCCATTCCAtgtgaaggaaggaagaaaagcagCGAGGAGATGCGGACTTTCACCCACCTGCCTGCTCCAGGCCCGGGCGGCCTCATGCTGACTGTTTGACCCACGCTCTCCGCTGCTTTACAGCGATACGCCGCCTGCAGATCAGCTGCCATGTGACCGAGACGCACACTTACAGGTGCGAGGAACGAGCTTCAGAACGTGATGGAAACAAGTGAGGAGAAACTGAAAGGCTCAGGGTGCGAATGAGTTCTCAAGCCGCCGGCTTCCAGCCACATGGACCGTAAGAAAGCAGTCCTGGATCCATCAGCTCAAAGGCTCGATCCTTCATCACGAGAACCGTCATTATGAAGCCATGGCAACCGGCAACTGGCAACGACCCTGTGGGACCTGAACCTTGACCCCAAACCACACATTAACCATGAAGTCTGCGATGGTCACCGCCGCCTGGAGAGCTGGTCAGGGAAGACCTGGATCTGCAGAACGAgttctggaccaggtggaggaaGGAAGGCCTGCAGCGTTTCCAACAGAGAAGAAAATGGAGCCAGACTGGCAGGGAAACTAACGTAAACGCCGTGGCGTTACTGCCAGATGACTGGTTCCGAGAAACAAGTGGAATCTGGCAGAAGTTTTCCCAAAAGCCGACAGgcagaaaggtcaaaggtcttgTTAGTGACACACATTAGATAACTAAAGAATGCACACAACTGAAACGCTCTTAGAGAGACCGATACACAAGACAGGACTTTTACTCGAGGCTGAGTAATCCGATTTGCAGTGTATGCTGGAACTGGGTCAGGACTGTGTTGAGTATTGAGCAGAATCCCAGTGTGATGGCGGGAGTGTGACGGATGGAATGCCACGTAAAATCCAGTAGGTGGCGGTGTTGCACTGTAAATAATTTGATACTGCTGTTACTTGGATGTTGTATTTATGAAGAGGCACGGTCAATACTGTCTGTTTTGTATCTCAACTGAAGCATTTTGCTAAGAATTAAAGTTTCAGCTCTACTTATGTATTGACATGTTGGGGAAATTCTTTTTATTGGAAGGTTAGGGTTCCTCTCCCGGGGGAAGCTGTGTCAGCGGAAGGTCAGCTGACGCAGAAGGTCGCCTGGATGTGTAAAGTTTGTCACATTAAGCCAAGATGTGGAGGGAAAGCAGAGCCCAGCCGGGGCCACGAGCGCGCCACAGCTACGTCTGAGCTTCCCTcagtgaacgtgtgtgtgtgcaggtgtagCGGAGTGAAAACTGATTTCACTTGCCATCTATTATTGTGCAGTATTATAATTTTCCCACGGTGACCGGATGTGACGTACACTCGGGCCCCTGCAGACTTGGGGTGTTTCACCCTA is a genomic window of Salarias fasciatus unplaced genomic scaffold, fSalaFa1.1, whole genome shotgun sequence containing:
- the ompa gene encoding olfactory marker protein a; the protein is MDKDDCPSDALQLDFKEDVALTEMMRLRVSSLQKSGQKRQDGERLLLPYEAVYRLDFPSQELSFSRWRFSLRGHGRVTVTGICQLWTPDLTHLMTRQLLEPVGTFWRNAGDPEELPLKFLEADMQEFGERIAELAKVRKVMYFLLAFKDGAAPASVSCSVEFAPEN